The Streptomyces tendae DNA segment CAGGACCTGTACGCCGGCCCGGTGCAGACGTTCCTGCGGGTCACGCTGCCGATCGCCGCCCCCGGCATCGCGGCGGGCGCGCTGCTCGCCTTCGCCCTGTCCTTCGACGACTTCATCATCACCAACTTCAACGCCGGTTCGACCGTCACCTTCCCGATGTTCGTCTGGGGCTCCGCCCAGCGCGGCACGCCCGTCCAGATCAACGTCATCGGCACGGCCATGTTCGTCGTCGCCGTGGCTCTGGTCCTGGTCTCCATGGCCGTCGGCAACCGCCGCAAGCGGCAGAAGGCCTAGCAACCGAGTTCCACAGTCCGCAGTAGGGAGTTGAGATCATGGCCCCGAGCGCCATGAGCCGTTGGACGCAGTCCCTCTCCGAGGCCCGGCCGGTCTCCTACTGGCTGGACGACCCCGGCCGCCCCGGCCCCGAGCCGGCCCTGGCCGGGCGGACCACCTGTGACCTGCTGGTCGTGGGCGGCGGCTACAGCGGACTGTGGACCGCGCTGATCGCCAAGGAGCGCGACCCCTCACGGGACGTCGTGCTCGTCGAGGGCCGCGAGGTGGGCTGGGCGGCATCCGGCCGCAACGGCGGGTTCTGCGCCGCCTCCCTCACCCACGGACTGTCCAACGGACTCACCCGCTGGCCCGAGGAGATCCACACCCTGGAGCGGCTGGGCGCCCGCAACCTCGACGCCATCGAGGAGACAGTCGCCCGCCACTCCATCGACTGCGACTTCGAGCGCACCGGCGAGATCGACGTCGCCACCGAGCCGTACCAGGCCGAGGAACTGCGCACCTGGTACGAGGAGATCGGCGGCCGGGGCCTCGCCGACGGCATCGAGTACCTGGACGCCGACGCCGTGCGCGAGCAGGTCGACTCGCCCACCTTCCGGGCGGGCCTGTACGACCGCCGGGGCGTCGCCATGCTCAACCCCGCCCGGCTCGCCTGGGGGCTGAAGCGGGCCTGTCTCGACCTCGGGGTGCGCGTGTACGAGCACACCCCCGCCCTCACCCTTCGGCAGTACGGCGCCGGCATGTCCGTCCGCACCCCGTACGGGGCGATCCGCGCCCGCCGGGTCGCACTCGGCACCAACGTCTTCCCCAGCCTGGTGCGCCGGGTGCGCCCGTACACCGTCCCGGTCTACGACTACGCCCTGATGACCGAGCCGCTCACTCCCGAGCAGCTCGCGTCCATCGGCTGGAAGAACCGCCAGGGACTCGGCGACAGCGCCAACCAGTTCCACTACTTCCGGCTCTCCGCCGACAACCGCGTCCTGTGGGGCGGCTACGACGCCGTCTACCCGTACGGGGGCCGGGTGCGCGCCGAGTACGACGACCGGCCGGAGACGTACGCGAGGCTCGCGGGGCACTTCTTCACCTGCTTCCCGCAGCTGGAGGGGGTGCGCTTCACCCACGCCTGGGGCGGCGCGATCGACACGTGCTCCCGCTTCTCGGCGTTCTTCGGCACCGCCCACGCGGGCCGGGTCGCGTACGCGGCGGGCTACACCGGGCTCGGCGTAGGGGCCACGCGCTTCGGCGCGGAGGTGATGCTGGACCTGCTGGCGGGGGAGCGGACCGAGCGCACGGAACTGGAGATGGTGCGCACCAAGCCGCTGCCGTTCCCGCCGGAGCCGTTCGCCTGGACCGGCGTCGCCCTCACCAAGTGGTCGCTGGCCAGGGCGGACGCCCACGAGGGGCGCCGCAACCTGTGGC contains these protein-coding regions:
- a CDS encoding NAD(P)/FAD-dependent oxidoreductase; the encoded protein is MAPSAMSRWTQSLSEARPVSYWLDDPGRPGPEPALAGRTTCDLLVVGGGYSGLWTALIAKERDPSRDVVLVEGREVGWAASGRNGGFCAASLTHGLSNGLTRWPEEIHTLERLGARNLDAIEETVARHSIDCDFERTGEIDVATEPYQAEELRTWYEEIGGRGLADGIEYLDADAVREQVDSPTFRAGLYDRRGVAMLNPARLAWGLKRACLDLGVRVYEHTPALTLRQYGAGMSVRTPYGAIRARRVALGTNVFPSLVRRVRPYTVPVYDYALMTEPLTPEQLASIGWKNRQGLGDSANQFHYFRLSADNRVLWGGYDAVYPYGGRVRAEYDDRPETYARLAGHFFTCFPQLEGVRFTHAWGGAIDTCSRFSAFFGTAHAGRVAYAAGYTGLGVGATRFGAEVMLDLLAGERTERTELEMVRTKPLPFPPEPFAWTGVALTKWSLARADAHEGRRNLWLRTMDRLGLGFDS